Proteins co-encoded in one Ponticoccus alexandrii genomic window:
- a CDS encoding DUF1674 domain-containing protein encodes MSDTPKPEQPRDLPPAALRALAEAEERRAKAEAEARANPAPTELGGRDGLDPARYGDWEKKGLAIDF; translated from the coding sequence ATGTCCGATACGCCGAAGCCCGAACAGCCCCGCGACCTGCCCCCCGCCGCCCTCCGCGCCCTGGCCGAGGCTGAGGAACGCCGCGCAAAGGCCGAGGCCGAGGCCCGCGCGAACCCGGCCCCCACCGAACTCGGAGGCCGCGACGGCCTCGATCCTGCCCGCTACGGCGACTGGGAGAAAAAGGGCCTCGCCATCGACTTCTGA
- the dapB gene encoding 4-hydroxy-tetrahydrodipicolinate reductase, with amino-acid sequence MAESVGVVVTGVSGRMGQMLVREIAAHDRLHLAGALERAGHDWIGRDLGEAMGGAALGVAVSDDPLEAFARAQAVIDFTAPAATVAFAELAAQARAVHVIGTTGLAPEDLEKIRAAARHAVVVRAGNMSLGVNLLTKVTEQVAKALDLDWDIEIVEAHHNRKVDAPSGTALMLGEAAAAGRGVALDAVSDRGRDGITGAREPGAIGFHAIRGGDIVGEHEVIFATAGERITLKHIASDRSLFARGALKAALWGQDKAPGEYDMLDVLGLS; translated from the coding sequence ATGGCCGAAAGCGTGGGCGTGGTTGTGACCGGAGTGTCGGGCCGGATGGGGCAGATGCTCGTGCGGGAGATCGCGGCGCATGACCGGCTGCATCTTGCCGGTGCGCTGGAGCGCGCGGGCCATGACTGGATCGGGCGCGATCTGGGCGAGGCCATGGGCGGTGCGGCGCTTGGCGTGGCGGTCTCGGACGATCCGCTGGAGGCCTTCGCCCGCGCGCAGGCGGTCATCGACTTTACCGCGCCCGCCGCGACGGTGGCTTTCGCCGAACTGGCCGCGCAGGCGCGGGCGGTGCATGTGATCGGCACCACCGGGCTGGCCCCGGAGGATCTGGAGAAGATCAGGGCGGCAGCGCGCCACGCGGTCGTGGTGCGGGCGGGCAACATGAGTCTTGGCGTGAACCTTCTGACCAAGGTGACCGAGCAGGTGGCGAAGGCGCTGGACCTGGACTGGGACATCGAGATCGTCGAGGCGCATCACAACCGCAAGGTCGACGCGCCCTCGGGCACCGCCCTGATGCTGGGCGAGGCGGCGGCGGCGGGCCGTGGCGTTGCGCTTGACGCGGTGTCCGACCGGGGCCGCGACGGGATCACCGGCGCGCGCGAGCCGGGCGCGATCGGGTTCCACGCGATCCGGGGCGGCGATATCGTCGGCGAGCACGAGGTGATCTTTGCCACCGCCGGAGAGCGCATCACGCTGAAACATATCGCCAGCGACCGGTCGCTCTTTGCGCGGGGTGCCCTGAAGGCGGCGCTTTGGGGGCAGGACAAGGCGCCGGGGGAATACGACATGCTGGATGTCCTTGGCCTGAGCTGA